The Monomorium pharaonis isolate MP-MQ-018 chromosome 5, ASM1337386v2, whole genome shotgun sequence genome includes a window with the following:
- the LOC105839509 gene encoding uncharacterized protein LOC105839509: MSYFSDLHQISDISSISAISQSSSRLISRVDLSQSLLDNYPCAIKSNNRFPIIQETSVIEKTMNSLALCEENISEHIKTNIVYQCMKEVSLNHKDVLSKSTANKLQILLLIYQLDKYMHLPSTTKHMQDKLMLLGIIDLPLCDFNPDERLEVKCCIETMLRERIHHMMLRYEALGGNAKEASRNNECDVHNKFLEYYDAPAMQWKNKVEDLISQCESDLLKYINLMDKWNKLKYEDISQAYLEKAGYLLLQAQIAELQAKITKLSCTIRMFKETSTTINAFKKLNRIVEGKLKMVSDEIRQKEDLKKLYDNLKNTEYEEVLSIHLQLCNAIKKKRHILDMLK; this comes from the exons ATGAGTTATTTTAGCGATTTGCATCAAATATCGG atatttcgaGTATTTCAGCAATTTCTCAATCCAGTAGTCGATTAATTAGTAGAGTGGATTTGTCCCAAAgtttattagataattatcCATGTGctataaaaagtaacaatagATTTCCAATAATCCAAGAAACAAGTGTGATTGAAAAAACAATGAACTCTTTAGCATTGTGCGAGGAAAATATAAGTGAACacataaaaactaatatagTTTATCAGTGTATGAAAGAAGTGTCCTTGAACCACAAAGATGTTCTGTCTAAAAGCACAgcaaacaaattacaaatattactcTTAATTTATCAACTGGATAAGTATATGCATCTTCCTTCAACAACAAAACATATGCAAGATAAATTGATGCTTTTGGGAATTATTGATTTGCCGTTATGTGACTTTAATCCTGATGAAAGATTAGAGGTGAAATGTTGCATTGAAACAATGCTACGTGAAAGAATACACCATATGATGCTCAG ataTGAAGCCTTAGGAGGAAATGCTAAGGAAGCGTCAAGAAATAATGAATGTGACGTGCACAATAAATTCTTAGAATATTATGATGCACCAGCAATGCAATGGAAGAATAAAGTTGAGGATTTGATTTCGCAATGTGAAAGTGACTTGctgaaatacataaacttaATGGACAAATGGAATAAGCTGAAATATGAAGATATAAGCCAAGCATATTTAGAAAAAGCAGGGTATTTATTGCTGCAGGCACAAATTGCCGAATTACAGGCAAAGATAACAAAGCTCTCTTGTACAATCAGAATGTTCAAAGAGACTTCGACTACTATTAATGCTTTTAAAAAGCTAAATCGAATAGTCGAGGGGAAGTTAAAAATGGTTTCTGATGAGATCCGCCAGAAAGAAGATTTGAAAAAACTGTatgataatttgaaaaatacagAATATGAGGAGGTGTTATCAATCCACTTGCAGCTTTGTAacgcaataaagaaaaaaagacacaTCTTGGACATGTTGAAATAG
- the LOC105836118 gene encoding superoxide dismutase [Cu-Zn] 2, with protein MSITKAVCVLQGEPVKGTLYFEQTANVNTVKVTGQISGLQPGLHGFHVHEFGDNTNGCTSAGAHFNPLGKDHGGPDHVERHIGDLGNVRAGPDGIANVELTDSKIQLCGNHSIIGRTLVVHADPDDLGQGGHELSKTTGNAGARLACGIIGITK; from the exons ATGTCGATAACTAAGGCAGTCTGTGTCCTTCAAGGAGAACCTGTTAAGGGAACCTTGTATTTTGAACAAacg GCAAATGTGAATACAGTAAAAGTGACTGGACAGATTTCTGGTTTGCAACCAGGTCTGCATGGATTTCATGTTCATGAATTTGGCGACAACACTAATG gTTGCACAAGTGCAGGAGCTCATTTCAATCCATTAGGAAAGGATCATGGTGGCCCAGATCATGTTGAACGTCATATTGGAGATTTAGGAAATGTGAGAGCTGGTCCTGATGGCATCGCAAATGTTGAACTTACCGACTCAAAGATTCAACTCTGTGGAAACCATAGTATCATTGGACGAACTCTTGTG GTCCATGCTGATCCTGATGATTTAGGACAGGGTGGTCACGAGTTGTCAAAAACAACTGGTAATGCTGGCGCTCGTCTTGCTTGTGGTATTATTGGCATCACAAAATAA
- the LOC105839510 gene encoding phosducin-like protein, giving the protein MSVLENKILGEKLQYYCSSSSDEENDEDSKDSDKECNDIKYTDDTEQYIAPSYSEWDGTSSNTGPKGVIKDWQRYKQLEAEKRESQEKERLQLIKKLSLTCRSALDEEKEELSETDPELANLLSDEFLLEYQRQRMKEMLAKTEKLCFGKVIDLNNTDQFLQAIDGEDKSVTVIIHIYEDNVSGCEAMNGCLISLAEKHSYVKFCRILGSIAGLSNQFKKFGIPTLLVYKNGQVIGNFVHVTDQLGIDFYSSDVETFLIEHGILNDKSYMPLISKNDNGVFNSE; this is encoded by the exons ATGTCAGTgttggaaaataaaattttagggGAAAAATTGCAGTATTATTGTAGCAGTTCTAGCGACGAAGAAAATGATGAAGATTCTAAAGATTCTGATAAAGAATGTAACGATATAAAATACACCGATGACACTGAACAATATATTGCACCTTCATATTCAGAATGGGATGGAACTTCTAGTAACACAGGACCTAAAGGTGTTATAaag GATTGGCAACGATATAAGCAATTAGAAGCAGAAAAACGAGAATcacaagagaaagaaaggctgcaattaattaaaaaattgagtttaACTTGCCGCAGTGCTTTGGATGAAGAAAAGGAAGAACTAAGTGAGACAGATCCAGAGTTGGCAAATTTATTAAGTGATGAATTCCTTCTAGAATATCAGAGACAGAGAATGAAAGAAATGCTTGCCAAAACAGAAAAACTTTGTTTTGGGAAAgttatagatttaaataatacagatCAGTTTCTGCAAGCTATTGATGGAGAAGATAAATCAGTGACTGTTATCATTCATATTTATGAGGATAATGTATCTGGTTGTGAAGCTATGAATGGATGTCTGATATCTCTTGCAGAAAAACATTCTTATGTAAAGTTTTGTAGAATTTTAG GTTCGATTGCAGGTCTCAGCAAccaattcaaaaaatttggtataCCGACATTGCTAGTGTATAAAAATGGACAGGTGATAGGAAACTTTGTCCATGTCACAGATCAACTAGGAATAGATTTTTACTCGTCGGATGTGGAAACATTCCTTATCGAGCATGGAATTCTCAATGATAAAAGTTACATGCCACTTATTTCGAAAAATGACAATGGAGTTTTCAATagcgaataa